A window of the Penaeus monodon isolate SGIC_2016 chromosome 38, NSTDA_Pmon_1, whole genome shotgun sequence genome harbors these coding sequences:
- the LOC119596684 gene encoding Down syndrome cell adhesion molecule-like protein Dscam2: MARMCKPLRPCGASPAAVCRRDSRHELYVCGVGRSTQGPVFSQEPPRIVHFTNSTGVTVNCVADGTPTPAVTWTMQDGRPVEEVMGLREVLTNGSLVFPPFPANQYDTQLHANTYICRATSAGGTVLARPSQIRAVVVGDYEVQVYDQLVMAGNTAVLRCAVPSYVREYVTVTSWVHDDSFNIYPSLHGGECDIVSLEYADDTLICL; the protein is encoded by the exons ATGGCACGGATGTGTAAACCACTCAGGCCTTGCGGAGCTTCACCAGCAGCTGTTTGCAGGCGCGACTCCCGGCATGAACTCTACG TGTGCGGCGTCGGGCGGTCCACGCAGGGCCCCGTCTTCTCGCAGGAGCCGCCCAGAATCGTGCACTTCACCAACTCAACGGGCGTCACCGTCAACTGCGTGGCGGATGGCACGCCCACGCCAGCCGTCACCTGGACCATGCAGGATGGGCGTCCCGTCGAAGAG GTCATGGGTCTGAGGGAAGTGTTGACCAACGGGTCACTGGTGTTCCCGCCTTTCCCTGCCAACCAGTACGACACGCAGCTGCACGCCAACACGTACATATGCCGTGCAACATCTGCAGGAGGCACTGTGCTTGCCCGGCCCTCGCAGATCAGAGCAG TTGTGGTGGGCGACTACGAGGTCCAAGTGTACGACCAGCTGGTGATGGCTGGTAACACTGCCGTGCTCCGTTGCGCCGTGCCTTCTTACGTGCGCGAATACGTCACCGTGACGTCATGGGTGCACGACGACTCCTTCAACATCTACCCGTCGCTGCACGGCGGTGAGTGTGACATCGTTTCCCTTGAGTACGCCGATGATACGCTTATATGtttatag